In Haloterrigena turkmenica DSM 5511, a single genomic region encodes these proteins:
- a CDS encoding NAD-dependent epimerase/dehydratase family protein has protein sequence MPTLRGKTVLVTGAAGFVGNHLVDTLVDHNTVLALDHFQTNSRDRLADDATIIEADIRNETALRRAMEDVDIIFHQAAARGASASIEDPVGTQAVNVDATLTLLEAAREVDARVIVASSAAVYGEPADLPVHETDPKQPTSPYGVQKLTVDQYARLWNDLHDLETVVLRYFNIYGQRASDTAFRGIVGTFIEQAREGQLTILGDGSQTRDLVHVSDVVQANLRAATTQHTGDAYNVGSGARTNIGDLARHVREHVNPDAELTYASERQWDIQDSQADLTRARTRLNYEPTVDLERCLQNRELRA, from the coding sequence ATGCCCACTCTCCGCGGCAAAACGGTGCTCGTGACGGGAGCGGCGGGGTTCGTCGGGAACCATCTCGTCGATACACTGGTCGACCACAATACGGTACTCGCGCTCGATCACTTTCAGACGAATTCCCGAGACCGGCTCGCCGACGATGCCACGATCATCGAGGCGGATATTCGAAACGAAACGGCGCTTCGTCGCGCAATGGAAGACGTCGACATCATCTTCCATCAGGCCGCGGCGAGAGGCGCGTCAGCGTCGATCGAGGATCCGGTCGGGACACAGGCGGTGAACGTCGACGCCACGCTCACGCTCCTCGAAGCCGCTCGCGAGGTCGACGCTCGGGTGATCGTCGCCTCGAGTGCCGCAGTGTACGGAGAACCCGCGGATCTCCCCGTTCACGAAACCGATCCGAAACAGCCCACATCTCCGTACGGCGTCCAGAAATTAACGGTCGACCAGTACGCGCGGCTCTGGAACGACCTCCACGACCTCGAGACCGTCGTGCTCCGCTACTTCAACATCTACGGACAACGCGCGTCGGATACGGCGTTCCGCGGCATCGTCGGGACGTTTATCGAACAGGCTCGCGAGGGGCAGTTGACGATTCTCGGCGACGGATCCCAGACGCGCGACCTCGTCCACGTGTCCGACGTCGTACAGGCGAACCTCCGCGCAGCCACGACGCAGCACACCGGCGACGCCTACAACGTCGGCAGCGGTGCTCGTACGAATATCGGCGACCTCGCTCGCCACGTTCGAGAGCATGTGAATCCCGACGCCGAACTCACATACGCGTCGGAACGACAGTGGGATATCCAAGACAGTCAGGCCGATCTCACTCGCGCGCGAACCCGTCTGAATTACGAACCGACGGTTGACCTCGAACGGTGCCTGCAGAACCGCGAATTGAGGGCCTAA